From a single Artemia franciscana chromosome 9, ASM3288406v1, whole genome shotgun sequence genomic region:
- the LOC136031550 gene encoding diaminopimelate epimerase-like → MSMNKIIQPDMYNPNGRKSACGNGLACTAYYIYHFKLIQNKAFDTESEKNLSHVSIKTESDNTIMSVNINLGHPHFQKEKIPYIPSNPNIPPPYLYESVEIENISFDFSVTSIGNPHLVVFVSKNQTQPLDILIKSLGKVYLSFPVFPSKATWK, encoded by the coding sequence ATgtcaatgaacaaaattatcCAACCAGATATGTATAATCCAAATGGCAGAAAATCAGCTTGTGGTAATGGTTTAGCATGTACAGCCTATTACATTTATCACTTTAAGctaatccaaaataaagcatttgATACTGAGTCTGAAAAGAATTTATCCCATGTTTCAATTAAAACAGAAAGTGATAATACCATTATGTCTGTGAATATAAACTTAGGTCACCCTCATTTCCAGAAAGAGAAAATTCCCTATATCCCTTCGAATCctaatatacctcccccttATTTATATGAATCCgtagaaatagaaaatattagttTCGACTTTTCTGTGACATCCATTGGGAACCCCCatcttgttgtttttgtttctaaaaatcaaacacAACCTTTAGATATACTGATAAAAAGTTTGGGGAAAGTCTATCTAAGCTTTCCTGTTTTCCCGAGCAAAGCAACGTGGAAATGA